From one Trifolium pratense cultivar HEN17-A07 linkage group LG1, ARS_RC_1.1, whole genome shotgun sequence genomic stretch:
- the LOC123892906 gene encoding agamous-like MADS-box protein AGL62 — MVFDGNNNATKLNTRKRKFGEIKKTEKSNKSQMMFSNCILGLFNKATELSVLCKAKTALIITSPNNELYTCGYPNCDAIIQQFLTGKDTIEDSEIKKQEEIVETLRLEYEAIGDKLKKLLEEEKNWQAINDEAEKSGSISSCWWNDPIDDMDLQSLEEFKTYLEKLRLNLGSANDEKKLMSTLRS, encoded by the coding sequence ATGGTTTTCGATGGAAATAACAATGCAACAAAACTCAACACTCGGAAGAGAAAATTTGGTGAAATCAAGAAAACGGAAAAATCAAACAAGTCTCAAATGATGTTCTCAAATTGTATACTCGGACTTTTCAACAAAGCAACTGAGCTCTCTGTTCTATGCAAAGCAAAAACTGCACTCATTATTACATCACCCAACAATGAGCTCTATACATGTGGCTATCCTAATTGCGACGCCATCATTCAACAATTCTTGACCGGAAAAGATACCATTGAAGACAGCGAGATAAAGAAGCAAGAGGAGATTGTTGAAACCTTAAGGCTTGAGTATGAGGCAATTGGAGATAAACTTAAGAAACTtttggaagaagaaaagaatTGGCAAGCTATCAATGATGAGGCAGAGAAGAGTGGTTCGATTTCCTCTTGTTGGTGGAATGATCCTATTGATGATATGGATTTACAATCTCTTGAGGAATTTAAGACTTATTTGGAAAAGTTGAGACTTAATTTAGGTTCAGCCAATGACGAAAAGAAGTTAATGTCCACACTTCGATCTTGA